A stretch of DNA from Dehalobacterium formicoaceticum:
ACTGTGCCTGATTTTTTCAGCATATCCTCTCTGGTATTAACCTCAAAAGTAGCGGCATCATGAAGTTTATACACCACAGCCGGATCAGGAGCTTCGCTTTTGCCGCCGAAAATTCTTTGGAAAAATCCGCTCTTTGGGGTCTCCACAAAGAGTCTGCCTCTCAGATCATTTCTCATGGCAATCATTTTCTTGATTTCTTTTTCAATGGCATTTTCATCAAAATTGGCATTGGTTATCGTCATAAACAAGCTGTTAAATACTTGCTGATTTACCTGTCTGAAATCCCTTACATCCAAATTTCCTTTAACAACGATTTCCGCAACACCTTTGAGGGTGTAAATTAAAATATCCTGAAGATTGGCCACCTGTTCGTTTTTCCCGCACACGCCCTTCACTTTGCAGCCGGTTCCCTTTGCGGCTTCCTGACATTGATAACAGAACATACTCATTGATCTTCCTCCCCAAATTTTTTAATTTTTTATCATAGCAGCTTAATTTATTGCTGCACACAGGTTCTCTCTGACAATTTGGATTATATTCGATTTCGTGAAAGTGGTATGTTGCCTAGGCAACGTATTTGCCGCAAATATGGAAAAGGGGATTTCGCCAGAAAAAGAGCTGCTGCTTTTTTTTAGTTTACTTTCCTAAAAGCCTGAAGGTATTTCTATCGTAATCGATCAGGCCGTCCTTCTTCATCCGTGATAATTCCCGGGACAAAGCACTTCGTTCCGCACCCAGGTATTCCGCCATTTCTAGTCTACTCATAGGGATGGTAAAATAAAGCCTGTTGTTTCGCTGTGCCTGCAAGGAAAGATAAAGCAGGATCTTTTCTCTCAGGGTTTTCATCGAAGTTAATTCTATCTTCTCCATCAGTTGAATATTCTTCTGGGCAATCATGATCACAACATTGTCAATCAAACGGTGATGAAAGGTACAGGCTTTGGCGCAGGAATGGAGGATCCGGTCAAAAGAAAGAAAAAGAATCGTGCAGTCTGCAGCTGCCTGAAAGGAAACGGTGCTGTTATAATATCCGCTGCAGACAAAAGTTTCCCCAAAAATGCTCTTTTCCGGCATTACCGTCAAAATAGTTCTGTTACCCCAGACATCTTCCTTCAGCATTTGCACCATGCCCTGCAAAACAACACCGATGGCATGGATATTTTCCCCGGAGCGAGTGATATAATTGCCTTTAGCATAGGATTTTGTCGTGGGTGTAAGGCAGATAAGAAGATCCTTCGCATCATTGGGGTTTATATTTTGAAATAACGGTGTATCAAACAGTTGGTCCAGGTATGCTTTCATCCTTCACCTTCCTTTCTCCCTCCGTTGCACACTTCATTCAACACCATCTGATATCGATGCATCATAGTTGTCAATAATATTTTTGACGGCATCATTCATATATAGAATTTCTCCACTTTTTCCATATACAGTTAAACCATCAGGTACTGCGTCGACGATAGCATTCCATTCGGCTGACTTTTGCTCAGCTAGGTGCAGCGCATTTGTTAATTCTTCTTTCGCTTGATTCAGTTTATCAACTAATTCTAAGGCATTATTTTCACTTTTCTTAAGAGCTTTTTCTGCCTCTCTTAGGGGAGTTATATCCATTGCAACAACCACATAGTTGATAATATTTACTTCCTTATCACGTAGAGCTTCGGTTGAAGCGACTTGGGTCCCCCTCGTGCCGTCAAACCGTTCAAAATCCAAGACCACACCAATCAGTGCTTCCTTCGGTTGGAATGGTTTAAATACTACCGGTTCGTCGGTGCCGGGCAGGAATAATTTATGTGAAGTGTATTCTTCAAGGCTACCGAACAAGGGAGAACTGCCCCTATACATATTTACCGTTTCTTGATTCACCATAACCACTTTTCCCGTATGATCCGAAACCCAAATACCGGCAGGTATTAAATCCATTATGGCTTGAAGCCAATCAGCTCTTTCTTCTGCGATTTTCATATAATGATCTTTTTCTATCTCGGTTTTTTTGCGATCGGTGATGTCGGAGAACATAGCAATCGAACCATCAAATTTGCCGTTTTTATCAAATAACGGTGTTGAGGAGAGGATACACCACAGAGAGCTTCCATCTTTCTTAATGAATCTGTAGTCTATTACTTGCTTGTTTTCTTCCATATGATCAGCCAGTCTCTCATTAGCCGCGGCTTGAAATTCCGGGGCCATAAATGCCTGGGGAGACCGGCCCATCAATTCATCAAAGGAGTAGCCGAGCATCTGCTGAAGTCTTTCGTTTACCAGTATGGTTTGATCGTTGCCGTTTATTACCCAGATACCTTCTTGTGATGTTTCAAAAATAGTGCGATATTTTGCTTCACTCTCCCGCAGCGCATCCTCCATGTGCTTACGCTCGGTAATATCAAATGTGACTCCATAGACCTTGACCGCTTGCCCCTTCTCATTATAAACGATCTTCCCCCGGTGCTTCGCCCAGATATATCCGCTGTCCACGGTCTTTATGCGGTATTCCAGATCAAACCTGGCGGCTCCGATTTCTATGTAATAAGGAATAGAGTTGCCCCCTGTTGTATCGTCGGGATGGATCAGTGTATGCGTATATGCCAGACGTTCTTCCTCGGGCACAAGGTCGAGACCGATGCACTTGGCCCGAAAAGTACGGAGATAAAGTGCGCCAAGAGCACACGCACAAGGTCGAGATCGATGCACTTGGCCCACTTTTCCGAGCACATTATCGTGCCCGCCACAGGGTCTACGATCCAGCTGCCTTCTGTAAAACTGTCAATCAGCTCAAGCGTCTCCTTTTCCTTCCGCTTTAGTTCGTCCGAATAGCGCTGAAATTCTTCTTCCGCCTTCTTTTGCACAGTGATGTCACTCGCCATACCGAACCATTCTTTTATCTCCCCTTTTTCGTCAAATGTAGGCACCGCACAGGAATGAGTCCATCCAATGCTGCCGTCGTCCTTAAGGACAGGATGTTCAAGGTCAAAGGTCTTTTTTTCATTAATGCATTCATGATTCCACTGCTGAAAGCAGTAAAACCTAACTTTCTAACCACATTATTGGTAGTAAATTAAGGATAACGTTCTTTAAAAATCCCATATGCGCGATATAAAAAGGTAATATTTAAGTTTACAATGCATATTTATTCACCTTTTCCATCAAGTTCTTTATTTTTCTTTGTTAAATAGCGACAGGTATCCCTTGGTTTGGTTTGAGTGATTCTTTTACTTTTTTGCGGATATCTCCGTTAAAGAATATAGTTAACTGGCGAAAATTATGGGCGATTAACTTTTTTCCTACAACTAGATGGCCTTTTATGATACCCCTTACACTAAGTTTATCCATTTCTTGTGCTCTTTTTAATGTTGAGTTTGTTCCTTCAATAGCGGCTCTTTTACTTGTGGCTTCTTTTCGTTCTTCTTTAGCTTCAAGCTTTAAGCGAGTTTCTTCGGCAACTAAGGCCTTTTGGGTTACCCGTACGACAGTATCTTTTTTCTGGAATTTGACTCGGCAATTTTCTTTAAGGGGGCATTCATTACAAATTTCACGGTTGAAATGGGCACTCAGTGTTTTGCTTTTTTCATTAAATTCCGATCTGATGGACTCTTGACCTGCAGGACAACGAAGAATATTTTCTTTATTCTCAATCTCAAAATCATTGTAAGGAAGTTTATCGCTGGTTTTTTTGCGGCCAGTCATATCTGTGTAATGGATTTCAATCCCTTGGGTCTTTGCATCTTCAACGATATCGGAACCTTTATTCCATTGACTAGAACATCGTAAGCCAGTGAGATACGGCCAGCTAGTTTTATATTGGACATAATTTGGGTGGAATCCATACGTGCTTCATCGGTATCAAGTCCGGCAACTTTAATAAAATGATCTGTAAGTTTTTCAAACTGAGTAAAAATAAGGTCTGCTTCTTCCGGATGTTCAAGAGAATAATTGTAAAGCCTGGCTCTAAACTCATATAGAGTTCGGGATGCAAAGTAGCGTTCCTCTAAGGTTCTAAGGCCTAAAGCATATGAGATTTGAAAGTTATAGGCGTATTCTTCAAGAAGAACTTCATCTGTATATCCACGAATTTCTTTGATTAGATCCAGACCCATTAAAATATTTACAGGGAAGTTGGGACGTCCGTTATCACTACAGTATAACGGAGAAAACAAGCTTTCATCTATTTTGCAAAAAACATGTTCATAAAAGAATGCTGGCCAGGACTTTTCAAGTTTTTTAGCAAGTCGTGAATCCATAGTAAAAAGATTATTAAATAAGTTTTGTTGTAAATGTTCATTGTTTTCTCTAAACATCTGCTAACACCCCAAATAATTTATTTATCTCTTTGTTTCTTCTATTTTCTAATCATTACTTGTTTATTCGATATGAAGAGATTAATTTCCTCCTGGAAATGAGGATTTTATTGGGGTTTTCGCAGTGGAATCATATTATAGGTTTTTTTCTTTTAGATGAAGGCAAAGCGAATTTCATATAACCTATGCTCAAGGTACTAACAAGCTCATATTCTTCAGAAATGCCATGTTTTATCTTAAATTCCTTAGTATTTAAAATTGGTTCTGCAAAGCCGATCCAACAAGTTCCTATTCCCATGCTATGAGCAGCTAACATGATATTACCTGCTGCAAGGCTGCATTAATAAACATGCCAATGCGATTCTGCATTACCATAAATAACCAAAACAGTATTTGCATGATTAAAAACATGAAACTTAGGGTTCGTTAACCAGCTTTCGAATTGACGAAAATATGGATCATTCCTGCTAATTTTACTATTGCTTTCTAACTGAAGTAAGCTTACACTGGTCATAAAATAGTTTCTCCTTTGTTTGTGATTTGTTTATCGACTTCATTTTAACAAAATTAGAACTCTTTTTCTATTTATTGAGCTTCACTTTTTAGGTGAAAGCAATAAAATCGCGAAACACTTTAACTAAGCAGTACAAGGTACTATTTGATGAGCCCTTATGAATAATTAAGGTTCATCTATATAGTTCATCAAAAAACTAAATAAGTTCACACGAAAGCAGATAATCTATACCCTATTTTCATTCTCCTTTTGTGCCGCAAGTCATGATGGTTGATAAGTTGGTGTCAGGCACGCAACTTCATTTATTTTTAAAGGACGGTAAGATAAATGAGAAATCATATAAAAAATAAGATATACCTTGTTGAAACACTTCCCCCAAAACAAGATACCGAAAGGCTGGAAGATGATCTTCAACTTTTTGCTAAAAAATTCAATAAAGTTATGAAAAGTGGTTATTGTGCTTGTATTGGAGATAACCCTATGGGAAATCTTTATTTTAAAGGCATAGAAATTATAGAAGAGTTAAAACTTGATATAAATCCTGAACAGGTAATAATTCACCTTAATACATTCCATACCAAAGAAGACTTACACAGCATCCTTGATAGATGCGAATCCAAAGGAATCAAATATCTGTTAGTTTTGAGTGGTGATGGTTCAGAACGTCTGCCAAAGCTTCAACCTTCAGAATTGGGAATTGAAGGAATGGCAGAGTTAGTTACCTCTGTTGAATTATTAAAATATATAAAAGAAAAATATCAAGATACTTTTATTCTAGGTGTAGCTTTTAATCCATATAAACCGAAAGAACCTGAGTTTAATAAACTACAAAAAAAGATAGACGCTGGTGCATCATTTATTATAACTCAGCCAATTATTGAGAGAAACGCTGTCGTTGATGAAGTATTAGAAAAATATTTGGATGTACCCCTTATTGTAGAAGCATGGATGAGTAAAAATCTTCGCCTGCTCTCTGACATAGTTGGATATGAGGTCGTAGAAAATACGCAATTCAACCCTATCGAAACACTAAAAATGCTCCATACATTTTACCCTAAATGTGGCTTTTATTTATCATTTCTAGGATTTAAGTCACAATATCATCTAATAGAAAATATATGGATCTAATTTTCCCTAAATTCACTGAAACAGTTCCGCTGTTGGGAGCCACCTTTGAAAGTATTACAATTATCCTGAGGATATTACCGTAATACTTTAAGAGAGACATCCCTATGTCGTCATCTCCTCATCAACCCAGTCTTCCTCGACATACACCCTCCCGTTCCGACCTTGGACTTTTCAGTTAGGCCCGGCCTTATACAACTTACATCTCAAAGGACCATAGCAGAAGGTCTCAAACCCGTACTTCTTCCGGCCTCTCGGGTTCCAATTGGGCTGCTTTTCCGATGCCAATAATAAGTTGGTGTAAGGCACCGGCTCGTACTCGATTTCGCCCGCCCTATTTCACCTTCAAATTAGTTGATAAATATTCATTATTAGCATATAATATTAGTAAAGTAGGGAAAGTAGGGGGCAGGATTATGGAATTAGCAAAAGTAATGTCTAAAGGGCAAGTAACAATTCCAATTAATATCAGAAAAAAACTCAACCTTAAAGAAGGTGATAAGGTAGTATTTATTGAGAAGGATGGAAACATCATTGTGGTAAATTCAGCTATGTTGGCTCTTCAAAAGATTCAATCTTCTTTTGAGGGTGAAGCAGAAAGATTAGGTCTAGGAACAGAAGATGACGTTGTAGACTTAGTAAAAGAAATTAGAAGAGAAGCACATCAAGAAAAGCAGGGAAATAACATATGAGGATAATGCTGGATACAAATGTTTTAATTTCTGCTTTCATATTTAAAAGCAGTGCTATGAATAAGGTTATTGAAACTATTTTACTTGAGCATAGACTTGTTTTATCTTCATTTGTAGTCGATGAGTTGAAACGGGTTGTTTTGAAAAAGTTTCCAGGAAAATTGGGCGCGCTTGATGATTTTTAACTGTATTACCCTATGAGTTAGTTTATACTCCTGAAGTTATGAAAGAAAATTTGTTTAAGATTAGGGATAAAATGGATTATCCCGTGCTAAACACAGCAATAATTGAAGATGTGGATATCTTAGTT
This window harbors:
- a CDS encoding Crp/Fnr family transcriptional regulator, with the translated sequence MKAYLDQLFDTPLFQNINPNDAKDLLICLTPTTKSYAKGNYITRSGENIHAIGVVLQGMVQMLKEDVWGNRTILTVMPEKSIFGETFVCSGYYNSTVSFQAAADCTILFLSFDRILHSCAKACTFHHRLIDNVVIMIAQKNIQLMEKIELTSMKTLREKILLYLSLQAQRNNRLYFTIPMSRLEMAEYLGAERSALSRELSRMKKDGLIDYDRNTFRLLGK
- a CDS encoding PAS domain-containing protein, with the protein product MPEEERLAYTHTLIHPDDTTGGNSIPYYIEIGAARFDLEYRIKTVDSGYIWAKHRGKIVYNEKGQAVKVYGVTFDITERKHMEDALRESEAKYRTIFETSQEGIWVINGNDQTILVNERLQQMLGYSFDELMGRSPQAFMAPEFQAAANERLADHMEENKQVIDYRFIKKDGSSLWCILSSTPLFDKNGKFDGSIAMFSDITDRKKTEIEKDHYMKIAEERADWLQAIMDLIPAGIWVSDHTGKVVMVNQETVNMYRGSSPLFGSLEEYTSHKLFLPGTDEPVVFKPFQPKEALIGVVLDFERFDGTRGTQVASTEALRDKEVNIINYVVVAMDITPLREAEKALKKSENNALELVDKLNQAKEELTNALHLAEQKSAEWNAIVDAVPDGLTVYGKSGEILYMNDAVKNIIDNYDASISDGVE
- a CDS encoding transposase, coding for MTGRKKTSDKLPYNDFEIENKENILRCPAGQESIRSEFNEKSKTLSAHFNREICNECPLKENCRVKFQKKDTVVRVTQKALVAEETRLKLEAKEERKEATSKRAAIEGTNSTLKRAQEMDKLSVRGIIKGHLVVGKKLIAHNFRQLTIFFNGDIRKKVKESLKPNQGIPVAI
- a CDS encoding transposase, translating into MFRENNEHLQQNLFNNLFTMDSRLAKKLEKSWPAFFYEHVFCKIDESLFSPLYCSDNGRPNFPVNILMGLDLIKEIRGYTDEVLLEEYAYNFQISYALGLRTLEERYFASRTLYEFRARLYNYSLEHPEEADLIFTQFEKLTDHFIKVAGLDTDEARMDSTQIMSNIKLAGRISLAYDVLVNGIKVPISLKMQRPKGLKSITQI
- a CDS encoding methylenetetrahydrofolate reductase, translated to MRNHIKNKIYLVETLPPKQDTERLEDDLQLFAKKFNKVMKSGYCACIGDNPMGNLYFKGIEIIEELKLDINPEQVIIHLNTFHTKEDLHSILDRCESKGIKYLLVLSGDGSERLPKLQPSELGIEGMAELVTSVELLKYIKEKYQDTFILGVAFNPYKPKEPEFNKLQKKIDAGASFIITQPIIERNAVVDEVLEKYLDVPLIVEAWMSKNLRLLSDIVGYEVVENTQFNPIETLKMLHTFYPKCGFYLSFLGFKSQYHLIENIWI
- a CDS encoding AbrB/MazE/SpoVT family DNA-binding domain-containing protein is translated as MELAKVMSKGQVTIPINIRKKLNLKEGDKVVFIEKDGNIIVVNSAMLALQKIQSSFEGEAERLGLGTEDDVVDLVKEIRREAHQEKQGNNI
- a CDS encoding PIN domain-containing protein, giving the protein MRIMLDTNVLISAFIFKSSAMNKVIETILLEHRLVLSSFVVDELKRVVLKKFPGKLGALDDF